A window of the Arthrobacter sp. Marseille-P9274 genome harbors these coding sequences:
- a CDS encoding NADPH-dependent F420 reductase, with product MTDITILGAGNMARAIALRAVAAGRNVQILDRTPEKAAKLAAELGPDASSGGLDETPGGNIVVFALYFDPAREVASRLGDSLDNKVVVDISNPINTATFDSLVVEPGTSAAEEMAKLLPKAQVVKAFNTTFAGPLAEGSLNGKPLDVFIAGDSEDARNQVAAFVSDAGLRPLQVGALRHARELEGFQLLVMALQANPAYDTFNWGTALKVID from the coding sequence ATGACAGATATAACCATCCTCGGGGCCGGCAATATGGCCAGGGCGATCGCCCTGCGGGCGGTCGCCGCCGGCAGGAACGTCCAGATCCTGGACCGCACACCGGAGAAGGCGGCCAAGCTTGCCGCCGAACTGGGTCCCGATGCCAGCAGCGGCGGGCTGGACGAAACTCCCGGCGGCAACATCGTGGTCTTCGCCCTCTACTTCGATCCGGCCCGGGAGGTCGCTTCCAGGCTTGGGGACTCCCTGGACAACAAGGTCGTGGTGGACATCAGCAACCCGATCAACACGGCGACGTTCGACTCGCTCGTCGTCGAACCCGGCACCTCCGCCGCCGAGGAGATGGCGAAGCTACTGCCCAAGGCCCAAGTCGTCAAGGCCTTCAACACCACCTTCGCCGGCCCGCTGGCGGAAGGGAGCCTGAACGGCAAGCCCCTGGATGTCTTCATTGCCGGCGACTCCGAGGACGCCCGTAACCAGGTGGCGGCTTTCGTGTCCGACGCTGGCCTGCGGCCGCTGCAGGTCGGGGCGCTGCGGCACGCCCGCGAGCTCGAGGGATTCCAGCTGCTGGTGATGGCTCTGCAGGCAAATCCGGCGTACGACACCTTCAACTGGGGCACCGCCCTGAAGGTCATCGACTAA
- a CDS encoding nuclear transport factor 2 family protein: MATPDRPETAPAAGGAAVVREAIEAAEAERLRRMIAGDPHGLAALCDPRLDYVHSTGRRDTLAGLLALVGSGVVTYSAIEHRLERVEPLGGTVWATGTMLIDLVKGGQARRLRTRTTTLWTGDDGGYRLLAFHATSAPTA, encoded by the coding sequence ATGGCGACCCCGGACCGCCCGGAAACCGCGCCCGCCGCCGGAGGCGCCGCCGTCGTTCGCGAAGCGATAGAGGCGGCCGAAGCCGAACGCCTCCGGCGGATGATTGCCGGCGACCCGCACGGCCTCGCCGCACTGTGTGATCCGCGCCTGGACTACGTCCACTCCACGGGCCGGCGGGACACGCTCGCCGGCCTGCTGGCGCTGGTCGGATCCGGCGTCGTCACTTACAGCGCGATCGAGCACCGCCTGGAGCGCGTGGAGCCGCTGGGCGGCACGGTCTGGGCCACGGGCACGATGCTGATCGACCTGGTCAAGGGCGGCCAGGCCAGGAGGCTGCGCACCCGCACCACCACGCTCTGGACCGGAGATGACGGCGGTTACCGCCTGCTCGCCTTCCATGCCACGTCGGCCCCCACAGCTTAG
- a CDS encoding carboxylesterase family protein encodes MSASTDLAAAPGMGPGTRPIGPPAVGRVPGPRAEAAVVGTLGVHYGERLNPADRFSPVGHPGPGLRQSAPAAFPQLSGSLDWLLGPALMELPQSEDAFQLNIWAPEDASDAPVMIYVPGGAFISGAGTGRWYDGERLAREGGCVVVTVNYRLGALALLGDEDTPRNLAVTDLLQALRWISDNIAGFGGNPDQVTLVGQSAGAWYAYLLSQLPEAEGLFRRVALLSLPWQPPLSAGEYAERHRLFTDALAGQAADQDAPVEALLQAQVAVSKAYAGRGLGLMPAADGTVPVDLFDFAAAARRLHVESLLLNSTQDEAAAFLRALPVAAVGREQLAGFVSAHFEDVSCALAWLDEALPGTTDHAKLVEAMSLHQHRLAAVELAEAVTGEGIPATVARFAAGTPLAEDRSPHCFEVPFVFGDRDKWHDAPMLSDLSEEAFDRAGSELRSLLLGFTADGTPRDAAGAAVGAYDPAAPRLHRIGPDGATTMEPERGLSPRR; translated from the coding sequence ATGAGCGCATCCACTGATCTCGCGGCCGCTCCCGGAATGGGCCCCGGCACGCGGCCAATAGGTCCGCCGGCTGTGGGGCGGGTGCCTGGCCCCCGGGCGGAGGCCGCCGTCGTCGGCACGCTTGGCGTGCACTACGGGGAACGGCTCAATCCCGCGGATCGCTTCAGCCCGGTCGGGCACCCCGGCCCCGGGCTGCGGCAGTCGGCGCCGGCCGCTTTCCCTCAGCTGTCGGGTTCGCTGGACTGGCTGCTTGGTCCGGCGCTGATGGAGCTGCCGCAGAGCGAGGACGCCTTCCAGCTCAACATCTGGGCTCCCGAGGACGCCAGCGATGCCCCGGTCATGATCTATGTGCCGGGCGGCGCCTTCATCAGCGGTGCCGGGACGGGGCGATGGTACGACGGCGAGCGGCTGGCCCGCGAGGGCGGCTGCGTCGTCGTTACGGTCAACTATCGGCTGGGAGCGCTCGCGCTGCTGGGCGACGAGGACACGCCGCGGAACCTGGCGGTGACGGATCTGCTGCAGGCACTGCGCTGGATAAGCGATAACATCGCCGGTTTCGGAGGCAACCCCGACCAGGTCACGCTGGTGGGGCAGTCGGCCGGTGCCTGGTACGCCTACCTGCTCAGCCAGTTGCCCGAAGCCGAGGGCCTGTTCCGCCGCGTCGCGCTGCTCAGCCTTCCCTGGCAACCGCCGCTGTCGGCAGGGGAGTACGCCGAGCGCCACCGGCTGTTCACGGACGCGCTGGCCGGGCAAGCGGCGGACCAGGACGCTCCGGTCGAGGCACTGTTGCAGGCCCAGGTAGCTGTTTCCAAGGCCTACGCCGGCCGCGGGCTCGGCCTGATGCCTGCCGCGGACGGGACGGTTCCCGTCGACCTGTTCGACTTCGCGGCGGCCGCCCGGCGGCTGCATGTCGAGTCCCTGCTGCTGAACAGCACCCAGGACGAGGCCGCAGCCTTCCTCAGGGCACTGCCCGTCGCGGCCGTCGGGCGGGAGCAGCTTGCAGGCTTCGTGTCCGCCCATTTCGAGGACGTCTCCTGCGCCCTGGCCTGGCTGGACGAGGCCCTGCCCGGAACCACCGACCACGCCAAGCTGGTTGAAGCCATGAGCCTGCATCAGCACCGCCTGGCCGCCGTCGAACTTGCCGAGGCCGTCACCGGGGAAGGAATCCCCGCCACCGTGGCACGTTTCGCTGCCGGGACCCCGCTCGCGGAGGACCGCAGCCCGCACTGCTTCGAAGTTCCGTTTGTCTTCGGCGACCGGGACAAGTGGCACGACGCGCCGATGCTCTCGGACCTGTCGGAGGAAGCTTTTGACCGTGCGGGCTCGGAACTGCGCTCGCTGCTGCTCGGTTTCACGGCCGACGGCACGCCCCGCGACGCGGCCGGTGCCGCCGTCGGCGCCTACGATCCGGCCGCCCCCCGGCTGCACCGGATCGGCCCGGACGGAGCAACAACGATGGAACCCGAGCGCGGCCTGTCGCCGCGCCGCTGA
- a CDS encoding NAD(P)/FAD-dependent oxidoreductase has product MTDSLTELHEDLAVDDLYWRETYEPITEDDAFLRRIVETADLPALMVALAAVTGDFSLLREDLRPPQPPADIVGEPHGGMAPDAQAAARELAFAALKQVREERLTSVGTLTEEQGAQILDWITNAANSEYYPMLMHDMALVEGKGGKPKWNFEDVAGGREFSVAVIGSGVSGMAASYRLKQAGIPHTVFEKGHTIGGTWWKNTYPGVRLDTPNYAYSFSFAQRDDWPQQFSQGTEIHRYTCEVAERGGLMEHMQFNTEVTKATYDAGAGLWDVEIVQDGVTTVRRFNAVISAVGQLDRPKYPEVAGREDFAGIQLHSAEWDNTVDLAGKRVAVIGTGASAYQIVPAIVDQVASLTVIQRSSPWMLPTKGYYDDMPESVQWLVRKLPHYGQWLRFWQHWLGVEGRQHTTVAEPGWNKPGSVSAVNERVRQALTAMLAEQYKDRPDLLAKVTPDYIVGGKRMLRDNGVWAQSLKKPQTTLVTDGMERMVPEGIITKDGVLHELDVIIYATGFQASQFLEPLQVSGLNGVDLHEYWGGDAKAYAGLTVPNFPNLFIITGPNTGHVVNGSLYSMIEYGVEYILEALRVVLQENLKALDLRQEVLDEFVSKLDAASATKAWGHPSVQTWYKNKFGRVSQIWPFPVLDFWKITREVRLDDYNKLA; this is encoded by the coding sequence GTGACCGACTCACTGACCGAGCTGCACGAAGACCTCGCCGTCGACGACCTGTACTGGCGCGAAACCTACGAGCCCATCACCGAGGATGACGCGTTCCTGCGGCGCATCGTGGAAACCGCGGATCTGCCGGCCCTGATGGTCGCCCTGGCGGCGGTCACGGGGGACTTCTCCCTGCTCCGTGAGGACCTCCGCCCGCCGCAGCCGCCGGCCGACATCGTTGGCGAACCGCACGGCGGGATGGCGCCGGACGCCCAGGCCGCCGCCCGCGAACTTGCCTTCGCGGCGCTGAAGCAGGTCCGCGAGGAACGGCTGACCAGCGTGGGCACGCTGACGGAGGAGCAGGGGGCGCAGATCCTCGACTGGATCACCAACGCCGCCAACTCCGAGTACTACCCGATGCTGATGCATGACATGGCCCTGGTCGAGGGCAAGGGCGGCAAGCCGAAATGGAACTTCGAGGACGTCGCCGGCGGCCGGGAGTTCAGCGTCGCTGTGATCGGTTCCGGTGTCTCGGGGATGGCCGCCTCCTACCGGCTGAAGCAGGCCGGCATTCCCCACACCGTGTTTGAAAAGGGACACACGATCGGCGGTACCTGGTGGAAGAACACCTATCCCGGCGTGCGGCTCGACACCCCTAACTACGCCTACAGCTTCTCCTTCGCCCAGCGCGACGACTGGCCCCAGCAGTTCTCCCAGGGCACCGAGATCCACCGCTACACCTGCGAGGTGGCGGAGCGTGGCGGCCTGATGGAGCACATGCAGTTCAACACGGAAGTCACCAAGGCAACGTACGACGCCGGCGCCGGCCTCTGGGATGTAGAGATAGTCCAAGACGGGGTCACCACCGTGCGCCGCTTCAACGCGGTGATTTCCGCCGTCGGACAATTGGACCGCCCGAAGTACCCGGAGGTTGCCGGGCGCGAGGACTTCGCCGGGATCCAGCTCCACTCCGCCGAGTGGGACAACACCGTCGACCTCGCCGGCAAGCGTGTCGCCGTGATCGGCACCGGGGCCAGCGCGTACCAGATCGTCCCGGCGATCGTGGACCAAGTCGCCTCGCTCACCGTGATCCAGCGCAGCTCGCCCTGGATGCTGCCCACCAAGGGTTACTACGACGACATGCCCGAATCCGTTCAGTGGCTGGTGCGGAAGCTTCCTCACTACGGCCAGTGGCTTCGCTTCTGGCAGCACTGGCTCGGCGTCGAGGGCCGCCAGCACACCACGGTTGCCGAGCCCGGCTGGAACAAGCCCGGCAGCGTTTCCGCCGTGAACGAGCGGGTCCGCCAGGCCCTGACCGCGATGCTGGCCGAGCAGTACAAGGACCGCCCGGACCTGCTGGCCAAGGTGACCCCGGACTACATCGTCGGCGGCAAACGCATGCTCCGCGACAACGGCGTCTGGGCGCAGTCCCTCAAGAAGCCGCAGACCACCCTGGTCACCGATGGGATGGAGCGGATGGTGCCCGAGGGCATCATCACCAAGGACGGCGTGCTGCACGAACTGGACGTCATCATCTATGCCACCGGGTTCCAGGCTTCCCAGTTCCTTGAGCCGCTTCAGGTTAGCGGCCTAAACGGCGTCGACCTGCACGAGTACTGGGGCGGCGACGCCAAGGCCTACGCGGGCCTGACGGTGCCGAACTTTCCGAACCTCTTCATCATCACCGGCCCCAACACCGGCCACGTAGTCAACGGCAGCCTGTACTCGATGATCGAATACGGCGTGGAGTACATCCTCGAAGCGCTGCGCGTGGTCCTGCAGGAGAACCTGAAGGCGCTCGACCTGAGGCAGGAAGTGCTTGACGAGTTCGTCAGTAAGCTCGATGCAGCGAGCGCCACCAAGGCCTGGGGCCACCCCAGCGTGCAGACCTGGTACAAGAACAAGTTCGGCCGCGTCTCGCAGATCTGGCCCTTCCCGGTGCTCGACTTCTGGAAGATTACCCGCGAGGTCCGGCTCGACGACTACAACAAGCTGGCATGA
- a CDS encoding GntR family transcriptional regulator, whose translation MAKRTDSETLSKHLRDALRSDILAGRWAPGAKLQLTALSDHYQTSSTVVREALTRLVGERLVQLRPNRGFFVPPISLAELEDITELRCVNEEFAVKLAIERGGLQWESELMAAHHTLERTPRRSEENPDEHTQEWNIAHQAFHAKLVEACGIPVLIELTCTLSDISQLYGRWAGVATRDAKRDIDQEHRDILAAALRRDAAETGALLRRHYQTTMDAVREAGEVGLEATA comes from the coding sequence ATGGCAAAGCGCACTGATTCCGAGACCCTCAGCAAGCACCTCAGGGATGCCCTGCGCAGCGACATCCTGGCGGGTCGCTGGGCGCCCGGCGCCAAGCTGCAGCTGACGGCGCTCTCGGACCACTACCAGACCAGCAGCACGGTGGTCCGGGAGGCGCTCACCCGGCTGGTGGGCGAGCGCCTGGTCCAGCTTCGGCCCAACCGCGGCTTCTTCGTGCCGCCGATCTCGCTCGCCGAGCTTGAGGACATCACGGAGCTGCGCTGCGTCAATGAGGAATTCGCCGTGAAGCTGGCGATCGAGCGCGGCGGGCTGCAGTGGGAGTCCGAACTGATGGCCGCGCACCATACGCTGGAGCGCACGCCGCGACGCTCGGAGGAGAATCCGGACGAGCACACCCAGGAGTGGAATATCGCCCACCAGGCGTTCCACGCCAAGCTGGTGGAAGCGTGCGGCATTCCCGTGCTGATCGAACTGACCTGCACGCTCTCCGACATCAGCCAGCTGTACGGGCGCTGGGCCGGCGTGGCCACGCGCGATGCCAAGCGGGACATCGACCAGGAACACCGCGACATCCTGGCCGCTGCCCTTCGCCGCGACGCCGCCGAGACCGGGGCATTGCTGCGCAGGCACTACCAGACCACGATGGACGCGGTGCGCGAGGCCGGCGAGGTGGGGCTCGAAGCAACCGCCTGA